From the Trifolium pratense cultivar HEN17-A07 linkage group LG4, ARS_RC_1.1, whole genome shotgun sequence genome, the window caaagtttatgtcaattcctattcaatgtaatctatgcaagcgataaactaattgaataacacggtgcggattgaattaaagtgattaagcatcattaaatggtcccttacagtgcgtttggatgctaaaatcgacaaaataacctaagtatatgataaaatcctcatccaaacacactctaagggaccatttaactaattaagccataagtatatgataaaatatcaaatcaaatatcatcatcatcgtaaataaagtatcaacaacattgtggcttctctatttctttgagtcgcgataattcttctttcacatcgataacaggtattactactcttcgttttcttgtctcggatcacagattcagacatattcttctttttcttctacgctcagctttttatccGTTAATTGTCGTCGTTTAAATtaagcgttaccaattttatacgaattccattcaaacaagcgtcaaatgcgttcaactaatcataggcaatagtaaacaagcgctactaatgacagaataatatccttactgaattcaatcaacactttttgctaagcgctcaaagtttatgtcaattcctattcaatgtaatctatgcaagcgataaactaattgaataacacggtgcgaatcgaattaaagtgattaagcatcattaaatggtcccttacagtgcgtttggatgctaaaatcgacaaaataacctaagtatatgataaaatcctcatccaaacacactctaagggaccatttaactaattaagccataagtatatgataaaatatcaaatcaaatatcatcatcatcataaataaagtatcaacaacattgtggcttctctatttctttgagtcgcgataattcttcttccacatcgataacaggtattactactcttcgttttcttgtctcggatcacagattcagacatattcttctttttcttctacgctcagctttttatccgttaattgccgtcgtttaaattagggtttctcatcttttttcattttgccgttcaatttgttaattgcatcagatatatatttatttatttaagatctgtgaatttaagttgatattagggtttcttatatgattttttgggttttcaattgCAGTTGTTGCTTTGTCACAATATGTATAACGGAATAGGGTTACAAACTCCAAGAGGGTCTGGTACCAATGGCTACATTCAGAGCAACAAGTTCTTCGTCAAGCCGAGAACTTCCAAGGTTGCTGAGAATACGAAGGGCTTTGAAGGAGATCAGGGTACTGCTGGTGTTTCCAGAAAGGCTAACAAAGAGATTCTTGAGCATGATCGTAAGCGTCAGATTCAGCTCAAACTTGTTATTCTTGAAGACAAGTTAATTGATCAGGGTTATACTGATGCTGAGATCGCTGAGAAACTCGAGGAGGCTCGCAATAGCTTGGAGGCTGCAGCTGATGAAAATGATTCTAATTTGGACAAGTGAGTTTTTGGATTTTAGATAtttgtgtatgagtatgacatatgattccaattgatgaatttgttggttctgtcattgctttaccaaaatttttgaagtgtattaattgttaattggtttttgttgtgcatagctttttgtttttgattatggagaaattatttttattggtgttattgttgttgtaggagattatatatatgattataattattaattaaagttgaatagtatgtgatcacggtcgtttcgtggtcaaataataatttaaataaaaagtaatacaaggcagttaaccttggtcgtctccgaagactcacaatcggcttatctatattagaaacaattcaaaaactgtaaattatgggggggtttggtttgttaacagaacgtaagaaaa encodes:
- the LOC123924304 gene encoding pre-mRNA-splicing factor cwc-21-like produces the protein MYNGIGLQTPRGSGTNGYIQSNKFFVKPRTSKVAENTKGFEGDQGTAGVSRKANKEILEHDRKRQIQLKLVILEDKLIDQGYTDAEIAEKLEEARNSLEAAADENDSNLDK